One Cyprinus carpio isolate SPL01 chromosome B25, ASM1834038v1, whole genome shotgun sequence genomic region harbors:
- the LOC109058301 gene encoding coiled-coil domain-containing protein 9B-like isoform X4: MNRASPTEMMMMMKKEHKDAELDKKIEALRKKNEALMKRYQEVEEDKKRAEQEGMLLHSRKGKADDLTITINKSSNDQRVVTKRSGPGGLRDGEQEKDPGSSVFSIGRGKRRQLLVTTSGNIKVRLNQASSCPLT; this comes from the exons ATGAACAGAGCT AGTCCcacagagatgatgatgatgatgaagaaggaACACAAGGACGCGGAGCTGGATAAAAAGATCGAGGCCTTACGGAAGAAAAACGAAGCACTTATGAAACGCTACCag GAAGTGGAGGAGGATAAAAAGCGGGCGGAACAGGAAGGGATGCTGCTCCACAGCAGGAAGGGAAAAGCTGATGATCTGACCATCACCATCAACAAATCCTCCAAC gatCAGCGTGTGGTGACCAAGCGCTCAGGGCCCGGAGGACTGAGGGACGGAGAGCAGGAGAAGGATCCGGGATCGAGCGTCTTCAGCATCGGGAGAGGAAAGAGACGGCAGCTGCTCGTCACAACATCAGGAAACATCAAGGTGAGACTGAATCAAGCTTCCTCTTGTCCTCTGACTTAA
- the LOC109058301 gene encoding coiled-coil domain-containing protein 9B-like isoform X1: protein MIHAGSYCAGFSSVCLYVCEVCFGPLTTEVSSPTEMMMMMKKEHKDAELDKKIEALRKKNEALMKRYQEVEEDKKRAEQEGMLLHSRKGKADDLTITINKSSNDQRVVTKRSGPGGLRDGEQEKDPGSSVFSIGRGKRRQLLVTTSGNIKVRLNQASSCPLT from the exons ATGATTCACGCTGGCTCGTATTGCGCTGGATTTTCCTCTGTGTGTTTGTACGTCTGCGAGGTTTGTTTTGGTCCCCTGACAACCGAAGTCTCT AGTCCcacagagatgatgatgatgatgaagaaggaACACAAGGACGCGGAGCTGGATAAAAAGATCGAGGCCTTACGGAAGAAAAACGAAGCACTTATGAAACGCTACCag GAAGTGGAGGAGGATAAAAAGCGGGCGGAACAGGAAGGGATGCTGCTCCACAGCAGGAAGGGAAAAGCTGATGATCTGACCATCACCATCAACAAATCCTCCAAC gatCAGCGTGTGGTGACCAAGCGCTCAGGGCCCGGAGGACTGAGGGACGGAGAGCAGGAGAAGGATCCGGGATCGAGCGTCTTCAGCATCGGGAGAGGAAAGAGACGGCAGCTGCTCGTCACAACATCAGGAAACATCAAGGTGAGACTGAATCAAGCTTCCTCTTGTCCTCTGACTTAA
- the LOC109058301 gene encoding coiled-coil domain-containing protein 9B-like isoform X3, protein MIHAGSYCAGFSSVCLYVCESPTEMMMMMKKEHKDAELDKKIEALRKKNEALMKRYQEVEEDKKRAEQEGMLLHSRKGKADDLTITINKSSNDQRVVTKRSGPGGLRDGEQEKDPGSSVFSIGRGKRRQLLVTTSGNIKVRLNQASSCPLT, encoded by the exons ATGATTCACGCTGGCTCGTATTGCGCTGGATTTTCCTCTGTGTGTTTGTACGTCTGCGAG AGTCCcacagagatgatgatgatgatgaagaaggaACACAAGGACGCGGAGCTGGATAAAAAGATCGAGGCCTTACGGAAGAAAAACGAAGCACTTATGAAACGCTACCag GAAGTGGAGGAGGATAAAAAGCGGGCGGAACAGGAAGGGATGCTGCTCCACAGCAGGAAGGGAAAAGCTGATGATCTGACCATCACCATCAACAAATCCTCCAAC gatCAGCGTGTGGTGACCAAGCGCTCAGGGCCCGGAGGACTGAGGGACGGAGAGCAGGAGAAGGATCCGGGATCGAGCGTCTTCAGCATCGGGAGAGGAAAGAGACGGCAGCTGCTCGTCACAACATCAGGAAACATCAAGGTGAGACTGAATCAAGCTTCCTCTTGTCCTCTGACTTAA